The proteins below come from a single Parageobacillus thermoglucosidasius genomic window:
- the folP gene encoding dihydropteroate synthase, which translates to MATTSATPFVLRCGDYELDLRKKTMVMGIVNVTPDSFSDGGRFYDLDRAVEHAKQLVADGADIIDIGGESTRPGAEKVSLEEELRRVIPVVKAVAQEINVPISIDTYKAEVAKQAIEAGAHIINDVWGAKADEKMAEVAAFYDVPIILMHNRHDLQYRDLISDMISDLMESVAIVKRAGVKDENIILDPGIGFAKTLEHNLEIMRRLDEFAKLGYPLLLGTSRKRFIGHVLDLPVDERVEGTGATVCLGIAKGAHIVRVHDVLPIARMVKMMDAMLGKGVANDR; encoded by the coding sequence ATGGCTACAACAAGTGCAACCCCTTTTGTGCTGCGCTGCGGGGATTACGAGCTGGATTTGCGAAAAAAAACAATGGTCATGGGGATTGTCAACGTAACGCCGGATTCTTTCTCTGACGGCGGACGGTTTTATGATCTCGACCGCGCGGTGGAGCACGCAAAGCAACTTGTTGCCGATGGTGCGGACATTATTGATATTGGCGGGGAATCGACCCGGCCAGGTGCTGAGAAAGTATCGCTTGAGGAAGAGCTGCGGCGGGTAATTCCTGTGGTGAAAGCGGTCGCTCAAGAAATCAATGTCCCTATTTCCATTGATACGTATAAAGCGGAAGTCGCCAAACAAGCGATCGAAGCGGGAGCGCACATCATTAACGATGTATGGGGGGCAAAAGCAGACGAGAAAATGGCGGAAGTCGCCGCTTTTTATGATGTTCCGATTATTTTAATGCATAATCGCCATGATCTTCAGTACCGTGATTTAATTTCCGATATGATTTCTGATTTAATGGAAAGTGTCGCCATCGTAAAACGCGCAGGCGTGAAAGACGAAAACATTATTTTAGATCCGGGGATCGGATTTGCGAAAACATTGGAGCATAATCTGGAAATTATGCGCCGTTTAGATGAATTTGCCAAACTAGGATATCCGCTCTTGCTTGGCACGTCACGGAAACGGTTTATCGGCCATGTCCTTGATTTACCGGTTGATGAACGAGTCGAAGGGACAGGAGCGACCGTATGCTTGGGAATCGCAAAGGGAGCTCATATCGTCCGCGTTCACGATGTATTGCCAATTGCGCGAATGGTGAAAATGATGGATGCAATGCTTGGAAAAGGAGTGGCGAACGATCGATAA